The following proteins come from a genomic window of Aequorivita marisscotiae:
- a CDS encoding heavy-metal-associated domain-containing protein, whose product MKKAILIISVLFIGATGFAQNKNAKATIEVDGVCGMCKDRIEKASIQAKGVKSAIWNVETHQLNLIYNEKKTDLATIQQSIADSGHDTQDIAAKDEVYNQIDPCCKYRDQQVIDDHKQGGH is encoded by the coding sequence ATGAAAAAAGCAATTTTAATTATTAGCGTATTATTTATCGGTGCAACCGGTTTTGCCCAAAACAAAAATGCAAAAGCTACCATTGAAGTAGATGGTGTTTGCGGAATGTGCAAGGATCGAATTGAGAAGGCATCCATTCAGGCCAAAGGCGTAAAGTCGGCTATTTGGAATGTAGAAACCCATCAATTAAACTTGATTTATAATGAAAAGAAAACCGATCTAGCCACCATTCAGCAAAGTATTGCCGATAGCGGCCACGATACCCAGGACATTGCTGCCAAGGACGAAGTTTACAATCAAATAGATCCTTGCTGCAAATATCGCGACCAACAAGTAATTGACGACCACAAGCAAGGCGGACATTAA
- a CDS encoding four-helix bundle copper-binding protein, whose translation MKNEKLIHALGNCINHCNYCADACLDEENVKMMVSCIRTDRVCAEVCSTLNQLLAMNFGDVDDLVRYCAKICEACADECSQHEAQHCQDCAEACRKCAAECRAFLA comes from the coding sequence ATGAAAAACGAAAAATTAATTCACGCTTTAGGCAACTGCATTAATCATTGTAATTACTGTGCAGACGCCTGTCTTGACGAAGAAAATGTAAAAATGATGGTGAGCTGCATCCGAACCGATAGGGTTTGTGCAGAAGTCTGCAGTACGCTTAACCAACTTTTGGCCATGAATTTTGGCGATGTGGACGATCTTGTAAGGTATTGTGCAAAAATATGCGAAGCCTGTGCAGACGAGTGTTCGCAACACGAAGCGCAACATTGCCAAGATTGTGCAGAAGCTTGCAGAAAATGTGCAGCGGAATGTAGAGCGTTCCTTGCATAA
- a CDS encoding SusC/RagA family TonB-linked outer membrane protein has product MKTKFSGILTLLLVLVVQLAFAQEKTISGTVTDDTGLPLPGVNIIIKGTSTGTQSDFDGNYTIDAATGQTLVYSYVGFETQEIAVGASNKINVTMQAGSMLDEVVVTALGVSREKQSLGYSTQEVDGEDISTVKGNNFTNALSGKVSGLQIRRNNNLGGSTNVVIRGNTSLTGDNQALFVVDGVPISNRNTNDAAQAQARGNYYDYGNAAADINPDDIESVNVLKGAAASALYGSRAANGVIIITTKKGKKSKGIGVTINTNATVGFIDKSTFAEYQTQYGPGYGDYFTFEDINGDGIDDQVENYVDDASYGPAYDPNLFIYKWNSFDPSLPTYLQKSAYVAAANGPLNFFETPISLTNSISISNGLEGGSYRMSYTKLDQSGLMPNSQLDRHNFIFSGTYDVTEKLTASGFANYIKTDALGRNSTGYNDNVVGNMKQWWSVSTDVNEQKEAYFLTHRNVTWNPGSATPGAAPLYWDNPYWTRYENYQNDGRSRFIGNFELNYELADWVNVTGRVSTDTYSENQEERRAVGSVATSFGVSRGNVDSGYLRRDITATETNYDLMFNFNTDISENLSFAGILGSNIRRSEFNSLTSSTAGGLVVPGLYSLQNGASPLPNPVEQAEKIGVDGVYASASFGFANVVFLDGTVRRDRFSTLPKDNSAFYYPSVSTSFVFSKLLDVNAISFGKLRLNYAEVGNGAPFDRLRDTYVINGDIGNSIPNTANNPNLEPERTKSYEAGLEMRFANNRLGFDVSYYKSNSINQIVTVPISPTTGYTGKLLNAGEIENKGIEVSLNAMPIKNDNFTWSLSANWSQNKSEVLELPDGIKNLQLGRFQGGVSINAELGQPYGVIYGQDFVYLNGEKVVDPDSGRYLKTPVSNNVLGDTNPDWLAGITNTFTYKDLSFSFLIDIQEGGSLFSLDQYYGEATGIYANTAFTNDLGNPVRSPLDEGGGYINPGVNPDGSTNTTRTDANGFSGFGYAALPAAAFVYDASYIKLRQVSLSYNLPSKYLDNTFMTGLSFTLSGSNLWIINKNLPYADPEAGLSSGNLQGYVTGSLPTTQDYGFNIKAQF; this is encoded by the coding sequence ATGAAAACAAAGTTTAGTGGAATTTTAACACTATTATTAGTGTTAGTTGTGCAGCTCGCTTTTGCACAGGAAAAAACAATTTCCGGGACGGTAACTGATGACACAGGTTTACCGCTTCCAGGAGTTAACATAATTATAAAAGGTACAAGTACTGGAACGCAGTCTGATTTTGATGGTAATTATACCATTGATGCTGCTACTGGGCAAACACTTGTTTATAGTTATGTAGGTTTTGAGACCCAAGAGATTGCTGTTGGGGCCTCAAATAAGATCAATGTTACTATGCAAGCTGGTTCTATGTTGGACGAGGTGGTAGTAACTGCACTTGGTGTATCTCGTGAAAAACAATCATTGGGGTATTCAACACAAGAAGTAGATGGAGAAGATATCTCTACAGTTAAGGGCAACAACTTTACAAACGCTCTTTCTGGTAAAGTATCTGGTCTACAAATTAGAAGAAACAACAACCTTGGTGGTTCTACCAACGTAGTTATTAGAGGTAACACTTCTTTAACGGGAGATAACCAAGCGTTATTTGTTGTTGATGGTGTGCCAATCAGTAACAGAAATACCAACGATGCTGCTCAAGCTCAAGCAAGAGGTAATTACTACGATTACGGTAACGCTGCTGCAGATATTAACCCAGACGATATAGAATCTGTAAACGTGCTAAAAGGAGCGGCTGCTTCGGCACTTTATGGTTCACGTGCGGCTAACGGTGTTATTATCATTACAACTAAAAAAGGTAAAAAATCGAAAGGTATTGGTGTAACTATTAATACGAACGCTACCGTTGGTTTTATTGACAAGAGTACTTTTGCTGAATACCAAACTCAATATGGTCCAGGTTATGGCGATTACTTTACGTTTGAAGATATTAACGGCGATGGTATTGACGATCAGGTAGAGAATTATGTAGATGATGCGTCTTACGGACCAGCTTATGATCCTAATTTATTCATTTACAAGTGGAATTCATTTGATCCTTCGTTACCAACATATTTGCAAAAATCTGCTTATGTAGCTGCTGCAAACGGTCCTTTGAACTTTTTTGAAACTCCTATTTCACTTACCAACTCTATCTCTATTTCAAATGGATTAGAAGGTGGTTCATACCGTATGTCTTATACAAAATTAGATCAGTCTGGTTTAATGCCAAATAGCCAATTAGATCGCCACAACTTTATTTTCAGTGGAACCTACGATGTAACTGAAAAGTTAACTGCAAGCGGTTTTGCGAACTATATTAAAACTGATGCATTGGGTCGTAACTCTACAGGTTATAACGATAACGTTGTAGGTAATATGAAACAATGGTGGTCAGTAAGTACTGATGTTAATGAGCAAAAAGAAGCTTACTTCTTAACTCATAGAAACGTTACTTGGAACCCAGGTAGCGCTACACCGGGTGCTGCTCCTCTATACTGGGATAACCCATATTGGACACGTTATGAAAATTATCAGAATGACGGTAGAAGCCGTTTTATTGGAAACTTTGAGTTAAACTACGAGCTTGCTGATTGGGTTAATGTAACAGGTAGGGTTTCTACAGATACATATAGCGAAAACCAAGAAGAGCGTAGAGCTGTTGGTTCTGTAGCAACTTCATTTGGTGTTTCTCGTGGTAACGTAGATTCTGGTTACCTAAGAAGAGATATTACTGCAACTGAAACAAACTACGATTTAATGTTTAACTTCAACACTGATATTTCAGAAAACTTAAGTTTTGCTGGTATTTTGGGATCAAACATTCGTAGAAGTGAATTTAACTCATTAACATCTTCTACTGCTGGTGGATTAGTGGTTCCTGGTCTTTACTCATTACAGAATGGTGCATCACCACTTCCAAACCCAGTTGAACAAGCTGAGAAAATTGGTGTTGATGGTGTTTACGCTAGTGCATCTTTCGGATTCGCAAACGTTGTTTTCTTAGATGGTACAGTTAGAAGAGACCGTTTTTCTACTTTACCTAAAGATAACAGTGCATTCTACTATCCTTCTGTTTCTACTAGTTTTGTATTTAGTAAATTACTAGATGTTAATGCTATTAGCTTTGGTAAACTTCGTTTAAACTACGCTGAGGTAGGTAATGGAGCTCCGTTTGATAGATTGAGAGATACATACGTTATTAATGGTGATATCGGAAACTCTATTCCTAATACTGCCAATAACCCGAACCTAGAACCAGAACGTACCAAGAGTTACGAAGCAGGTTTAGAGATGCGTTTTGCAAATAACAGATTAGGTTTTGATGTGTCTTACTACAAATCTAACTCTATTAACCAAATTGTAACTGTTCCAATTTCTCCAACTACCGGTTATACTGGTAAATTGCTAAATGCTGGTGAAATTGAAAACAAAGGTATTGAGGTTTCATTAAATGCAATGCCAATCAAGAATGACAATTTTACTTGGTCTCTTAGCGCTAACTGGTCTCAAAACAAGAGTGAGGTATTAGAATTGCCTGACGGAATTAAGAACCTACAATTAGGTAGATTCCAAGGTGGTGTTTCTATAAACGCCGAATTAGGTCAGCCATACGGTGTAATCTACGGTCAAGATTTTGTTTACTTAAACGGTGAGAAAGTTGTTGATCCAGATAGTGGAAGATACCTTAAAACTCCGGTTTCTAACAATGTACTTGGAGATACTAACCCAGATTGGTTAGCTGGTATTACCAACACATTTACTTACAAAGATCTTTCTTTCAGTTTCCTAATTGATATTCAAGAAGGTGGAAGCCTTTTCTCTCTTGACCAGTATTATGGTGAAGCAACTGGTATCTATGCAAACACTGCATTTACCAATGATTTAGGAAATCCTGTAAGAAGCCCGCTTGATGAAGGTGGTGGATATATTAACCCAGGTGTTAATCCTGATGGGTCAACCAATACAACTAGAACTGATGCAAACGGATTTAGTGGATTTGGATACGCTGCTTTACCAGCTGCTGCATTTGTTTATGATGCGAGCTACATAAAACTTCGTCAAGTTTCATTAAGCTATAATTTGCCATCTAAATACCTTGACAATACCTTTATGACTGGTTTATCTTTTACCCTTTCAGGTTCTAACTTATGGATAATCAATAAAAACTTGCCATACGCTGACCCTGAAGCAGGTTTGAGCTCTGGTAACCTTCAAGGTTATGTTACTGGTTCATTGCCAACTACCCAAGATTACGGGTTTAACATTAAAGCACAATTTTAA
- a CDS encoding SusD/RagB family nutrient-binding outer membrane lipoprotein: protein MAVSCSDNLEDLNQNIKDPTAVSGESLFASAQKQLADQVVTPNVNLNNLRLWTQQLQETTYTDESQYDQITRAIPDNHWREIYRDVLKDLDEAARVISETDNDLTNALKPNKLAIIEVLTVYAYSNLVETYGDVPYSEALDIDNLLPAYDDGLTIYKDLIARLNSAIGGMNTGVGSFSSTEDMMYSGDVSHWKKFANSLKLRMGIMLSDVDAGLSKSTVESAVTSGVFTSNADNGSYMYSAAAPNNNPMNDNLVLSGRNDYVAAVTIIDIMNDLEDPRRPVYFTDVDGEYIGGEIGEISAYPDYSHVADRLVDPTEPGVLLSYVEVRFLMAEAAARGYSVGGDAATHYAAGITASFDYWGAEDVAAYLAKPEVDYASALATSTSSPAWKQVIGTQAYLGLYNRTFASYLSIRRLDYPILAEPTGAESGFPTRYLYPVGEQTLNEDNYNAASTAIGGDAPETRLFWDKFYTFDF, encoded by the coding sequence ATGGCCGTGTCGTGTTCAGACAATCTTGAGGACCTGAACCAGAATATAAAAGATCCTACTGCGGTGAGTGGCGAAAGTTTGTTCGCTTCTGCTCAAAAGCAGTTGGCCGATCAAGTCGTTACTCCGAACGTTAACCTTAATAACTTAAGGTTATGGACGCAGCAATTACAGGAAACTACGTATACAGACGAAAGTCAGTACGATCAAATTACGCGTGCAATTCCTGATAACCACTGGAGAGAAATCTACAGAGATGTACTAAAAGATCTTGATGAAGCTGCTCGAGTAATTTCCGAGACAGATAACGATCTTACTAATGCACTAAAACCTAATAAGCTTGCAATTATTGAAGTGCTTACGGTTTATGCTTATAGTAACTTAGTTGAAACTTACGGAGATGTTCCTTACAGCGAAGCTTTAGATATTGACAATTTGTTGCCAGCGTATGATGACGGACTTACTATTTATAAAGACTTAATTGCGCGTCTTAACTCTGCCATCGGTGGAATGAATACGGGTGTTGGAAGCTTTAGTAGTACAGAAGATATGATGTATAGTGGCGATGTTTCACATTGGAAAAAATTTGCTAATTCTTTAAAACTAAGAATGGGAATAATGCTTTCTGATGTAGATGCTGGACTTTCTAAATCTACTGTTGAATCTGCAGTTACAAGTGGTGTATTTACAAGCAATGCAGATAACGGAAGTTATATGTATTCAGCTGCTGCACCTAACAACAACCCTATGAACGATAACCTTGTTCTTAGTGGACGTAATGATTATGTTGCTGCTGTAACAATAATTGATATAATGAACGACCTAGAAGACCCGAGAAGACCCGTTTACTTTACTGATGTAGATGGCGAATATATTGGAGGTGAAATAGGTGAAATATCTGCATATCCAGATTACTCTCACGTTGCTGATCGTTTGGTAGATCCAACTGAGCCTGGTGTGTTACTTTCGTATGTTGAAGTTAGATTTTTAATGGCTGAGGCTGCTGCAAGAGGATACTCTGTTGGTGGCGATGCTGCAACTCACTATGCTGCTGGTATTACCGCATCATTTGATTACTGGGGTGCAGAAGATGTTGCTGCTTACTTAGCTAAACCAGAAGTGGATTACGCTAGTGCATTAGCTACAAGTACTTCTTCGCCAGCTTGGAAACAAGTAATTGGTACACAAGCATATTTGGGTCTTTACAATAGAACCTTTGCAAGCTACCTTTCTATTCGTCGTTTGGATTACCCAATTTTAGCAGAGCCAACAGGCGCTGAATCTGGTTTCCCAACACGTTACTTGTATCCGGTAGGAGAGCAAACATTAAACGAAGATAACTATAACGCTGCTTCAACTGCCATTGGTGGTGATGCTCCAGAAACTAGATTATTCTGGGATAAGTTTTATACTTTCGACTTTTAA
- a CDS encoding YpdA family putative bacillithiol disulfide reductase codes for MNSTKDVLIIGAGPIGIACALECKKSNLNYVVVEKGTLTNSLYNYPLNMTFFSTSEKLEIDGIPFISNNPKPTRNEALEYYRRVATSNELNINLYEEIISVEKVESSFEITSNKKTYSAKNIIVSTGFYDIPKMLNVPGENLPKVTHYYKEAHPFVMQKIIVVGASNSSVDAALEIWRKGGDVTMVVRGSKIGDRVKYWVKPDIENRIEEGSIMAYFNSEITEITQDSVKIKTPKGLVTLENNFVVALTGYKPNFDFLKTLGITLSEDANKFPTYNTETMESNVKGLYLAGVICGGMETHKWFIENSRIHAPMIIQHIVKNKVS; via the coding sequence TTGAATTCTACAAAAGACGTTCTAATTATTGGCGCGGGCCCTATTGGTATTGCGTGCGCGCTAGAATGCAAAAAAAGCAACTTAAATTATGTAGTGGTTGAAAAGGGAACGCTCACCAATTCATTGTACAACTATCCGCTTAATATGACGTTTTTTTCCACTTCAGAAAAACTGGAAATTGATGGTATCCCTTTTATAAGTAATAACCCCAAGCCAACCCGAAACGAGGCTTTAGAATATTATCGGCGTGTTGCAACTTCAAATGAATTAAATATTAATTTATACGAAGAAATTATTTCGGTTGAAAAGGTTGAAAGCAGTTTTGAAATTACTTCAAATAAAAAAACTTACAGTGCAAAAAACATAATTGTAAGTACTGGATTTTACGACATTCCAAAAATGCTCAACGTACCTGGCGAAAACTTACCAAAAGTAACCCATTATTACAAAGAAGCGCATCCGTTTGTAATGCAAAAGATAATTGTTGTTGGTGCGAGCAACTCTTCGGTTGATGCGGCTTTGGAAATATGGCGTAAAGGGGGCGACGTAACCATGGTGGTTAGAGGTTCTAAAATAGGTGATCGCGTTAAATACTGGGTAAAGCCCGATATTGAAAATAGAATTGAAGAAGGCAGCATTATGGCGTACTTTAATTCTGAAATTACTGAAATAACTCAAGATTCCGTAAAAATTAAAACTCCAAAAGGGTTAGTAACGCTCGAAAACAATTTTGTTGTGGCACTTACTGGTTATAAACCCAATTTCGACTTTCTAAAAACTCTCGGCATTACCCTTAGCGAAGACGCAAACAAATTTCCTACCTACAATACCGAAACTATGGAAAGTAACGTAAAAGGGCTGTATTTAGCAGGTGTTATTTGTGGGGGTATGGAAACGCACAAATGGTTTATTGAAAATTCTAGAATACACGCCCCGATGATTATTCAACACATTGTGAAAAATAAAGTTTCTTAA
- a CDS encoding T9SS type A sorting domain-containing protein — translation MKITLLSSLVLFLISSQFYAQDPNWTYIRRDNTGIGSLEHTTIAGDAFNNIWTGGYSSSANEGSLVRIKTSDTIYTNWATYNENYLPNGFIFDVDFDSTGIIWVATELGIVTSEDGLVWQLYDTSNTPILANVTPSLAIDNNDGIWAVISDNNPSQAGIAHFDGTTWQFFTSANSNFPNVNEIKDIQIDANNTKWIATDIGLVQYDGTDWTHYTTTNSGLSEDNILEISIDNQDRIWSLVGNAIDIFDGTTWTQVNQNDWPISNFYGYSMDIREDKVLLAGSNTTIVYFDGTEWFSEYTSFSMYDCYIDTENNYWVSGSGKVAKFDGTDYTKYTQYNTGLPDNFNNDIFIDSQGRKWFANGSGGIQVFDCPNWEVYGPNNEGLYPNPQPLYQTTIGSSISEDADGDIWFTFDGTSGYAIQIPDGNYQDYASWVIWDNTNSYPGLQFPEEIEATNDGKVFIRGSQYNTAMYDKSNNTWTQWGYNNGLTGPPRCLSAHGNAMYIGNYEGIDIYENGIWTTMDLTAQNITNVFDIKFDSNNTMWLATEEGLWRYDGSTWTNWNETNSNIAANHVTAIDIDANDTIYLSAHNTYIWPYYGGISYFNGTGNTFTTFLDGSSPLAHKQVEDIAVDSFGNIWALTQSEGFSIYNPNGIDGFECIDHTLERILSVSDNNQDYSLTAYNHPNPFSTTTTIEYISEDLGPITINIYDILGRKVTTIPHESTQIGKNSITIDLSHQSSGLYFCKLSSDTKSKTIKLVKN, via the coding sequence ATGAAGATAACCTTACTTTCGAGTCTAGTTCTGTTTTTAATAAGTTCACAATTCTATGCACAGGATCCAAACTGGACGTATATAAGGCGCGATAATACTGGTATTGGTAGCCTCGAGCACACAACAATTGCCGGAGATGCTTTCAACAATATTTGGACAGGAGGTTATTCTTCTTCTGCCAATGAAGGCAGTTTGGTACGTATTAAAACTAGCGACACAATCTATACCAATTGGGCGACCTATAATGAAAATTATCTTCCCAACGGATTTATCTTTGATGTGGATTTTGACAGTACCGGAATAATTTGGGTTGCAACAGAACTTGGTATTGTTACTTCGGAAGATGGTCTTGTTTGGCAACTCTACGACACCTCTAACACACCTATTTTAGCCAATGTAACCCCATCATTAGCAATAGACAATAATGATGGCATTTGGGCAGTTATTTCAGATAACAATCCATCGCAGGCGGGAATAGCACATTTTGATGGCACTACTTGGCAATTTTTCACAAGTGCTAATTCTAACTTTCCCAATGTAAATGAAATAAAGGATATTCAGATAGATGCCAATAATACTAAATGGATAGCTACAGATATCGGGTTAGTACAATACGATGGTACAGATTGGACACATTATACAACTACAAACAGTGGCCTTTCTGAAGATAATATCTTAGAAATTTCTATAGATAACCAAGACAGAATCTGGTCGTTGGTAGGAAACGCAATCGATATTTTTGATGGCACAACCTGGACTCAAGTAAACCAAAACGACTGGCCAATCTCAAACTTTTATGGATATTCCATGGATATTCGGGAAGACAAAGTTCTCTTAGCGGGCAGCAATACTACAATTGTTTATTTTGACGGCACAGAATGGTTTTCAGAATATACAAGCTTTTCTATGTACGATTGTTATATAGATACTGAAAATAATTATTGGGTTTCGGGTTCAGGCAAAGTAGCAAAATTTGACGGAACTGATTATACAAAATATACCCAATACAACACAGGGCTTCCGGATAATTTCAACAACGATATTTTTATAGACAGCCAAGGACGCAAGTGGTTCGCCAATGGTAGCGGTGGCATTCAAGTTTTTGACTGCCCAAATTGGGAAGTTTATGGCCCCAACAACGAAGGCCTCTACCCCAACCCCCAACCGCTTTATCAAACTACTATTGGCAGTTCAATTTCAGAAGATGCAGACGGCGATATTTGGTTTACTTTTGATGGTACTTCAGGTTATGCCATTCAAATACCAGATGGAAACTACCAAGATTATGCTTCTTGGGTTATTTGGGACAATACCAATAGTTATCCCGGTCTGCAATTTCCGGAAGAGATAGAAGCCACTAACGATGGAAAAGTATTTATAAGAGGCAGCCAATACAATACGGCTATGTACGACAAAAGCAACAATACCTGGACTCAATGGGGCTATAATAACGGCCTAACGGGTCCGCCCAGATGTCTTTCTGCCCATGGAAATGCAATGTACATTGGCAATTATGAAGGAATTGATATCTATGAAAATGGCATCTGGACCACCATGGACCTCACCGCCCAAAACATCACAAATGTATTCGACATAAAATTTGACAGCAATAATACTATGTGGCTTGCCACGGAGGAGGGATTATGGAGATACGACGGTAGTACTTGGACTAATTGGAACGAAACAAACAGCAACATAGCCGCAAATCATGTTACCGCTATAGACATTGATGCGAACGATACTATCTACCTAAGCGCCCACAATACATACATTTGGCCTTATTACGGCGGCATATCTTATTTTAATGGCACAGGCAATACTTTTACAACTTTTTTAGACGGAAGCTCACCTTTGGCACATAAACAAGTTGAAGATATAGCGGTAGATAGTTTCGGTAATATTTGGGCATTGACCCAAAGCGAAGGTTTCAGTATTTATAATCCCAACGGCATTGACGGTTTTGAATGCATAGATCACACGCTGGAACGAATACTTAGCGTTTCAGACAATAATCAAGATTATTCATTAACGGCATATAACCATCCAAATCCCTTTTCCACAACTACTACAATTGAATATATTTCCGAAGATTTAGGCCCTATCACAATTAACATATACGATATCTTGGGGAGAAAGGTTACAACCATTCCCCACGAAAGCACGCAAATAGGCAAGAATTCCATAACAATAGATTTATCCCATCAAAGCAGTGGCTTGTATTTTTGCAAATTATCATCAGACACAAAAAGCAAAACCATAAAGTTGGTAAAAAACTAA
- the rpe gene encoding ribulose-phosphate 3-epimerase, whose protein sequence is MKNTIIAPSILAADFANLQRDIEMINNSEADWFHLDVMDGVFVPNISFGMPVIKSIAQHAKKPLDVHLMIIDPDRYIKTFADLGANVLSVHFEACTHLHRTLQGIKAEGMQAGVAINPHTNVSLLEDTINDIDLVCMMSVNPGFGGQSFIENTYKKVKQLRKIIEANGASTKIEIDGGVTNKNAKQLVDAGADVLVAGSYVFSASNPTQTISDLVKLTS, encoded by the coding sequence ATGAAAAATACAATAATAGCCCCATCTATTCTGGCCGCAGATTTTGCAAATCTACAACGCGATATAGAAATGATTAACAACAGTGAGGCGGATTGGTTTCACCTCGATGTAATGGACGGTGTTTTTGTACCCAACATTTCCTTCGGAATGCCTGTAATAAAAAGTATTGCCCAGCACGCCAAAAAACCGCTGGATGTACATTTAATGATAATAGATCCAGACAGATACATAAAAACGTTTGCAGATTTGGGAGCAAATGTGCTTTCCGTTCATTTTGAAGCTTGCACACACCTTCACCGCACTCTTCAAGGCATAAAGGCGGAAGGAATGCAAGCTGGAGTTGCCATTAATCCCCACACCAACGTTTCACTTTTAGAAGACACCATCAATGATATTGATTTGGTCTGCATGATGAGTGTAAACCCAGGTTTTGGTGGACAAAGTTTTATTGAGAATACCTATAAAAAGGTAAAGCAGCTCCGAAAAATTATTGAGGCAAATGGCGCTTCAACCAAAATTGAAATAGATGGCGGCGTAACAAATAAAAACGCCAAACAGCTCGTAGATGCTGGAGCCGATGTTTTGGTGGCGGGCAGTTATGTATTTAGTGCGAGCAATCCAACCCAGACTATTTCAGATTTAGTGAAACTTACGAGTTAA
- a CDS encoding BLUF domain-containing protein yields the protein MDHTICYISKQEESLTTRMLKQLFQFVVKTNPTLNISGVLLHNNNFFLQVLEGDKTTIQNLFADIRKDKRHQNILLILNQKIENRIFNHYEATFSVLKSKEDIERLNTYLSNENFKDKYSKNIKTLIEPFLL from the coding sequence ATGGACCACACCATTTGTTATATAAGTAAGCAGGAAGAATCATTGACCACTAGAATGCTCAAACAATTGTTTCAGTTCGTTGTAAAGACCAATCCCACATTAAATATTTCTGGTGTACTGCTGCATAACAATAATTTTTTTCTTCAAGTATTAGAAGGCGACAAAACCACCATACAGAATTTATTTGCAGATATTCGAAAAGATAAAAGGCACCAAAACATATTATTAATCTTGAACCAAAAAATTGAAAATCGCATTTTTAATCATTACGAAGCAACCTTTAGTGTTTTAAAGTCTAAGGAAGATATTGAACGGTTAAATACCTATCTCTCTAACGAAAACTTTAAAGACAAATATTCAAAAAATATTAAAACCCTTATTGAACCTTTTTTACTTTAA
- a CDS encoding sigma-70 family RNA polymerase sigma factor: MRQLKITKQVTNRETASLDKYLQEIGKVDLITADEEVELAQRIKAGDHRALEKLTKANLRFVVSVAKQYQNQGLTLPDLINEGNLGLIKAAQRFDETRGFKFISYAVWWIRQSILQALAEQSRIVRLPLNKIGSINKINKMYAYLEQANERPPSAEEIAKELDMTINDVKESMKNSGRHVSMDAPLVEGEDSNLYDVLRSGESPNPDRTLLHESLRTEIERALETLTPREADVIRLYFGLGDQHPMTLEEIGETFDLTRERVRQIKEKAIRRLKHTSRSKILMTYLG; the protein is encoded by the coding sequence ATGAGACAACTTAAAATTACAAAGCAGGTTACCAACAGGGAAACTGCTTCTTTAGACAAGTATCTTCAAGAAATTGGTAAAGTTGACTTAATCACCGCAGACGAAGAAGTTGAATTGGCACAGCGTATTAAAGCTGGTGACCACAGAGCTTTGGAAAAATTAACCAAAGCTAATTTACGCTTCGTTGTATCGGTGGCAAAGCAATACCAAAATCAAGGACTAACACTGCCGGACCTTATAAACGAGGGCAATCTGGGCCTAATTAAAGCCGCACAACGTTTTGATGAAACACGTGGTTTTAAATTTATTTCGTACGCTGTTTGGTGGATTCGTCAATCTATTTTGCAAGCTTTGGCCGAACAATCGCGTATTGTGCGTTTACCATTGAACAAAATTGGAAGCATCAACAAGATAAATAAAATGTACGCTTATCTTGAACAAGCTAATGAGCGCCCACCTTCTGCCGAAGAAATTGCGAAGGAGTTGGATATGACTATCAATGACGTAAAGGAATCCATGAAAAACTCGGGCCGTCACGTATCCATGGATGCACCACTTGTAGAAGGAGAGGACAGTAATTTGTACGATGTATTGCGAAGTGGTGAAAGTCCAAACCCAGATCGTACGCTATTACACGAATCGCTACGTACAGAAATTGAACGTGCTTTGGAAACCCTAACACCACGGGAAGCCGATGTAATTCGTTTATACTTCGGGCTTGGCGATCAGCACCCAATGACTTTAGAAGAAATAGGCGAAACCTTTGATCTTACCCGAGAACGCGTTAGACAGATTAAGGAGAAGGCAATCCGCAGATTAAAGCATACTTCGCGAAGTAAAATATTGATGACCTATTTGGGATAG